A window of the Henckelia pumila isolate YLH828 chromosome 3, ASM3356847v2, whole genome shotgun sequence genome harbors these coding sequences:
- the LOC140889128 gene encoding uncharacterized protein: MAYGENNQELWAMDLDLLEEHRTRAAIRLTAYCKRMTQAYNKRVYPKVFKEGDLVMRKIQHQGERGKLDAKYEGPFKVTGKAGITAYYLEDAQGKKGKRPWNAQHLKRYYP; this comes from the coding sequence ATGGCATATGGAGAAAACAACCAAGAGTTGTGGGCCATGGATTTGGACTTGCTGGAAGAACATAGGACCCGGGCAGCAATAAGGCTTACAGCTTATTGCAAGCGAATGACCCAGGCCTATAATAAAAGAGTATACCCTAAGGTCTTCAAGGAAGGAGACCTGGTCATGCGAAAAATCCAACATCAAGGAGAAAGAGGAAAGCTGGATGCAAAGTATGAAGGGCCATTCAAGGTGACAGGAAAAGCTGGAATAACTGCTTATTACTTGGAAGATGCCCAAGGCAAGAAAGGTAAAAGACCATGGAATGCTCAACACTTGAAAAGATACTACCCTTAA